The following coding sequences lie in one Arthrobacter sp. PGP41 genomic window:
- a CDS encoding DUF779 domain-containing protein, which produces MPLDKLDAGVTLPGEDFSRVALTPAAVQLLRKLWLQHGPLMFHQSGGCCDGSAPMCYPAGEFITGSSDVLLGLFDLSDGLEPQPLEFWMSREQFSYWSHTHLTVDVVPGRGSGFSVEAPEGKRFLIRSALMDWPA; this is translated from the coding sequence ATGCCGCTGGACAAGCTCGACGCCGGAGTGACGCTGCCCGGGGAAGACTTCTCCCGGGTGGCGCTCACCCCGGCGGCCGTGCAGCTGCTGCGGAAGCTGTGGCTCCAGCACGGCCCGCTCATGTTCCACCAGTCCGGCGGGTGCTGCGACGGGTCCGCACCCATGTGCTATCCCGCAGGCGAGTTCATCACGGGCAGCTCCGACGTCCTGCTGGGCCTGTTTGACCTGTCCGACGGGCTGGAGCCACAGCCGCTGGAGTTCTGGATGTCGCGGGAGCAGTTCAGCTACTGGAGCCACACGCACCTGACGGTGGACGTGGTGCCGGGCCGGGGGAGCGGCTTTTCGGTCGAGGCACCGGAAGGAAAAAGGTTCCTGATCCGGTCCGCCCTGATGGACTGGCCTGCCTAG
- the adhP gene encoding alcohol dehydrogenase AdhP, with amino-acid sequence MTTTMQAAVVTEFGKDLQVQDIAVPSPGPGEALVKVLTTGVCHTDLHAAEGDWPVKPSPPFVPGHEGVGEVVALGEGVTDLAVGDLVGNAWLWSACGDCQYCRTGWETLCEAQKNGGYSVDGSFGEYMLVDTRFAARIPAGSDPVEVAPVLCAGVTVYKGLKMTEARPGQWVTISGIGGLGHIAVQYAVAMGLRVAAVDIADDKLALAKAHGAEVTVNALHEDPAEVIQRETGGCHGVLVTAVHPSAFGQAIGMARRGGTIVFNGLPPGDFPAPIFEIVLKGLTVRGSIVGTRQDLEEALDFYAQGKIHPTVSVRELSEVNDVLDEMKHAKIDGRVVLRF; translated from the coding sequence ATGACGACGACAATGCAAGCAGCAGTAGTAACTGAATTCGGCAAGGACCTGCAGGTCCAGGACATCGCAGTTCCTTCCCCGGGGCCAGGGGAAGCCCTGGTCAAGGTCCTCACCACCGGGGTCTGCCACACCGACCTCCACGCGGCCGAGGGCGACTGGCCCGTGAAACCCTCGCCGCCCTTCGTCCCCGGACACGAGGGGGTTGGGGAAGTGGTGGCCCTGGGCGAGGGTGTCACCGATCTGGCGGTCGGGGACCTGGTGGGCAACGCCTGGCTGTGGTCCGCCTGCGGGGACTGCCAATACTGCCGCACCGGCTGGGAAACCCTGTGCGAGGCACAGAAGAACGGCGGCTACAGCGTGGACGGCTCGTTCGGCGAATACATGCTCGTGGATACCCGCTTCGCCGCCCGCATACCGGCGGGATCCGACCCCGTCGAGGTGGCGCCGGTGCTCTGCGCCGGCGTCACCGTCTACAAGGGCCTGAAGATGACCGAAGCAAGGCCGGGACAGTGGGTCACCATTTCCGGCATCGGCGGCCTCGGGCACATTGCAGTGCAGTACGCCGTTGCCATGGGCCTCCGCGTCGCTGCGGTGGACATCGCGGACGACAAGCTGGCCCTTGCGAAAGCCCATGGGGCCGAGGTGACGGTCAACGCCCTGCACGAGGATCCCGCGGAAGTCATCCAGCGCGAAACCGGAGGATGCCATGGAGTTCTGGTCACCGCCGTGCATCCCTCGGCCTTCGGGCAGGCGATCGGCATGGCACGCAGGGGCGGCACGATTGTGTTCAACGGGCTGCCGCCGGGCGACTTCCCCGCGCCGATCTTCGAGATTGTGCTCAAGGGACTGACGGTCCGCGGCTCCATCGTGGGGACCCGCCAGGACCTGGAGGAGGCGCTGGATTTCTACGCCCAGGGCAAGATCCACCCCACGGTGTCCGTCCGGGAACTCTCGGAGGTGAACGACGTCCTGGACGAAATGAAGCACGCAAAGATCGACGGCCGCGTGGTCCTGAGGTTCTGA
- the exaC gene encoding acetaldehyde dehydrogenase ExaC has protein sequence MTVYAQPGTEGSKIAFKDRYENWIGGEWVAPVKGQYFENVTPVTGKAFCEVARGTAEDIELALDAAHKVAPSWGKTSVAERAAILNKIADRIDENLEMLAVAESWDNGKPIRETLNADIPLAADHFRYFASAVRAQEGRLSQLDDDTTAYHFHEPLGVVGQIIPWNFPILMAVWKLAPALAAGNAVVLKPAEQTPSSILVLMELIGDLLPAGVVNVVNGFGVEAGKPLASSPRIRKIAFTGETTTGRLISQYASQNLIPVTLELGGKSPNIFFNDVAQDNDAFYDKAQEGFALFAFNQGEVCTCPSRALVQEDIYESFMADAVARVEKMIQGNPLDTETQVGAQASNDQLEKILSYIDIGKQEGAKVLTGGARAELPGDLAGGFYVQPTVFEGHNKMRIFQEEIFGPVVAVTRFSDYADAMGIANDTLYGLGAGVWSRNGNVAYRAGREIQAGRVWVNNYHAYPAGAAFGGYKSSGIGRENHAMMLDHYQQTKNLLVSYNENKLGFF, from the coding sequence ATGACTGTTTACGCCCAGCCTGGTACCGAGGGTTCGAAGATCGCGTTCAAGGACCGCTACGAGAACTGGATCGGCGGCGAATGGGTCGCCCCCGTCAAGGGCCAGTACTTCGAAAACGTCACCCCCGTCACGGGCAAGGCCTTCTGTGAGGTTGCCCGCGGCACGGCGGAGGACATCGAACTGGCGCTCGACGCCGCACACAAGGTTGCACCGTCCTGGGGCAAGACGTCCGTGGCCGAGCGTGCCGCGATCCTGAACAAGATCGCCGACCGCATCGACGAGAACCTGGAAATGCTGGCCGTCGCCGAGTCGTGGGACAACGGCAAGCCCATCCGCGAAACCCTCAACGCGGACATTCCGCTGGCCGCGGACCACTTCCGCTACTTCGCCTCGGCCGTCCGCGCCCAGGAGGGCCGGCTCTCCCAGCTCGACGACGACACCACCGCCTACCACTTCCACGAGCCGCTCGGCGTCGTCGGCCAGATCATCCCGTGGAACTTCCCCATCCTGATGGCCGTCTGGAAGCTTGCTCCCGCGCTCGCCGCCGGCAACGCAGTGGTGCTCAAGCCCGCCGAGCAGACGCCGTCATCCATCCTGGTCCTGATGGAACTCATCGGCGACCTGCTGCCCGCCGGCGTGGTGAACGTGGTCAACGGCTTCGGTGTTGAAGCCGGCAAGCCGTTGGCCTCCAGCCCCCGCATCCGCAAGATCGCCTTCACGGGTGAGACCACCACCGGCAGGCTGATCAGCCAGTACGCCAGCCAGAACCTCATCCCCGTCACCCTCGAACTGGGCGGCAAGAGCCCCAACATCTTCTTCAATGACGTGGCGCAGGACAACGACGCGTTCTACGACAAGGCCCAGGAGGGCTTCGCGCTGTTCGCCTTCAACCAGGGCGAGGTCTGCACCTGCCCGTCCCGCGCCCTGGTCCAGGAGGACATCTACGAGTCCTTCATGGCCGACGCCGTGGCCCGGGTGGAAAAGATGATCCAGGGCAACCCGCTGGACACCGAAACGCAGGTGGGCGCCCAAGCCTCCAACGACCAGCTGGAAAAGATCCTCTCCTACATCGACATCGGCAAGCAGGAAGGCGCCAAGGTCCTGACCGGCGGCGCCCGTGCAGAGCTGCCGGGAGACCTCGCCGGAGGATTCTACGTCCAGCCCACGGTGTTCGAAGGGCACAACAAGATGCGGATCTTCCAGGAGGAGATCTTCGGCCCGGTGGTCGCCGTGACGAGGTTCAGCGACTACGCCGATGCCATGGGCATCGCGAACGACACCCTCTACGGCCTCGGCGCCGGCGTCTGGTCCCGCAACGGCAATGTAGCCTACCGCGCCGGCCGCGAAATCCAGGCCGGCCGCGTCTGGGTCAACAACTACCACGCCTACCCGGCGGGCGCCGCGTTCGGCGGCTACAAGTCCTCAGGCATCGGGCGCGAGAACCACGCCATGATGCTGGACCACTACCAGCAGACCAAGAACCTGCTGGTCAGCTACAACGAAAACAAGCTCGGCTTCTTCTAA
- a CDS encoding GAF domain-containing protein translates to MTNLIQPAAEPHQRAALAGHEYLDGAAAGTPEIPGLRKLIKESWQRSARFKANPDSPAAPLAMDRDVLEDYRSQHPLAAIMPVINKLLVQPSHDSGLLVAVGDEVGRLLWVDGDPVLQRRAEGMMFVPGADWSEATVGTSAPGTALALGRGIQIAGAEHYQRTVHPWSCTAVPFHDPDSGAVLGVVDITGTAMAVAPHTLSLVEATVAAAQAQLRVERLQLAAELASRPARRRPAATASRSPRAGVKEGSLYRNSLQLLGRDQALLSIEGKTVVLSARHSEILALLSSHPDGLSAEELSVLLYPGEGSTMTLRAEMVRLRKVLQQLNPAAVPGSRPYRLPLDLVPDSGQVLNCLQRGAHRIALEIYRGAVLPKSEAPGIIDLRDRVSSLMREAVLTDGSAETVLKYAELPEARDDVGVRRAALKLLPARSPKRAAVVADLERLEAELHA, encoded by the coding sequence ATGACGAACCTGATCCAGCCGGCCGCCGAGCCGCACCAGCGGGCAGCCCTCGCCGGGCATGAGTACCTGGACGGTGCCGCTGCAGGCACCCCGGAGATTCCAGGCCTGCGCAAGCTCATCAAAGAGTCCTGGCAGCGTTCGGCCCGTTTCAAGGCAAACCCGGACAGCCCGGCAGCCCCGCTCGCCATGGACCGGGATGTGCTGGAGGACTACCGCAGCCAGCACCCACTGGCGGCCATCATGCCTGTCATCAACAAGCTCCTGGTCCAGCCCAGCCACGACAGCGGCCTGCTGGTGGCAGTGGGCGATGAGGTGGGCCGGCTCCTGTGGGTGGACGGGGACCCTGTGCTGCAGCGCCGCGCCGAGGGCATGATGTTCGTCCCGGGCGCCGACTGGTCCGAAGCAACGGTGGGAACAAGTGCCCCTGGAACCGCCCTGGCCCTGGGCCGCGGAATCCAGATCGCCGGGGCCGAGCACTACCAGCGCACCGTCCATCCCTGGAGCTGCACCGCCGTTCCCTTCCACGATCCCGATTCCGGCGCTGTCCTGGGCGTGGTGGACATTACCGGCACGGCCATGGCGGTGGCACCCCACACTTTGTCCCTCGTGGAAGCCACCGTCGCGGCGGCACAGGCGCAGCTTCGCGTTGAACGGCTGCAGCTCGCGGCCGAGCTTGCCAGCAGGCCAGCACGACGGCGGCCGGCGGCTACCGCCTCCCGGTCGCCGCGGGCGGGCGTGAAGGAAGGCAGCCTGTACCGCAACAGCCTCCAGCTGCTGGGCCGCGACCAGGCCCTGCTCAGCATTGAAGGCAAAACCGTGGTGCTGTCCGCCCGGCACAGCGAAATCCTCGCCCTGCTGAGCTCGCACCCGGATGGACTGAGCGCCGAGGAACTCAGCGTCCTCCTGTACCCGGGCGAAGGGTCCACCATGACCCTGCGCGCCGAAATGGTCCGGCTGCGCAAGGTCCTTCAGCAGCTCAACCCGGCCGCCGTTCCCGGCTCGCGGCCGTACAGGCTGCCCCTGGACCTGGTGCCGGACAGCGGCCAGGTCCTTAACTGCCTGCAGCGCGGCGCCCACCGGATCGCGCTGGAGATCTACCGCGGCGCCGTGCTGCCTAAGTCCGAGGCTCCCGGCATCATCGATCTTCGGGACAGGGTCTCGTCCCTGATGAGGGAAGCCGTCCTCACGGACGGCAGCGCCGAAACGGTGCTCAAGTACGCTGAGCTGCCGGAGGCGAGGGACGACGTCGGGGTCCGGCGTGCCGCCCTGAAACTGCTGCCTGCCCGCTCGCCCAAGCGTGCCGCCGTCGTCGCCGACCTCGAGCGGCTGGAAGCTGAGCTCCACGCCTGA
- a CDS encoding FAD-dependent oxidoreductase has product MASSEGLPVSNHSESASSRPLRVAIVGAGPAGVYAADILTKSSGVKDGDFEVSIDLFEAYPAPYGLIRYGVAPDHPRIKGIVNALHKVLDRGDIRFLGNVTYGRDLTLHDFRAFYDAVIFSTGAVKDADLDIPGIELKGSFGGADFVSWYDGHPDVPREWPLDAKEIAVIGNGNVALDVARMLVKHPEELLSTEIPDNVYQGLKASPVTDVHVFGRRGPAQVKFTPLELRELSHMNDVDIVLYPEDFEFDEASDDAIRSNNQIKTMVNTLTNWLVEEHTESENPSSRRLHLHFLHSPVEVLDDGAGKVGGIKFERMQLDGTGNAKGTGEYMEYPVQAVYRAIGYHGSALDELEYDAKRGVIPNEGGRVLDAEGNPIPGIYATGWIKRGPVGLIGHTKGDALETIGFLLEDRLTLPPAKNPDPQAIIDLLEERGIEYTTWEGWNRLDAHEAGLGAAWTGPEGLDHVVRERIKVVPREEMIRISRG; this is encoded by the coding sequence ATGGCCAGTTCAGAAGGGCTTCCGGTGTCCAACCACAGCGAATCCGCCTCCTCCCGTCCCCTCCGTGTCGCCATTGTGGGCGCGGGGCCGGCCGGTGTCTACGCTGCGGACATCCTCACCAAGTCCAGCGGGGTCAAGGACGGCGACTTCGAGGTCAGCATCGACCTGTTCGAGGCCTACCCGGCGCCCTACGGCCTGATCCGGTATGGCGTTGCGCCGGACCACCCCCGGATCAAGGGCATCGTGAACGCCCTGCACAAGGTCCTGGACCGCGGCGACATCCGGTTCCTGGGGAACGTCACCTACGGCCGGGACCTCACCCTGCACGATTTCCGTGCCTTCTACGATGCCGTGATCTTCTCCACCGGCGCTGTCAAGGACGCGGACCTGGACATCCCCGGCATCGAGCTGAAGGGCTCGTTCGGCGGCGCGGACTTTGTGTCCTGGTACGACGGACACCCGGACGTCCCCCGCGAGTGGCCGCTGGACGCCAAGGAAATCGCGGTGATCGGCAACGGCAACGTGGCCCTGGACGTGGCCCGCATGCTGGTCAAGCACCCCGAGGAACTGCTGAGCACCGAGATTCCGGACAACGTGTACCAGGGACTCAAGGCCTCGCCGGTCACGGACGTGCACGTGTTCGGCCGCCGGGGCCCGGCCCAGGTAAAGTTCACGCCCCTGGAGCTCCGGGAACTGAGCCACATGAACGACGTGGACATCGTGCTCTACCCCGAGGACTTCGAGTTCGACGAAGCCTCCGATGACGCCATCCGCAGCAACAACCAGATCAAAACCATGGTGAATACGCTCACCAACTGGCTGGTGGAAGAGCACACCGAGTCCGAGAACCCGTCCTCCCGGCGGCTGCACCTGCACTTCCTGCACAGCCCCGTAGAGGTGCTCGATGACGGCGCGGGCAAGGTGGGCGGGATCAAGTTCGAGCGCATGCAGCTCGACGGGACCGGGAATGCCAAGGGCACGGGGGAGTACATGGAGTACCCGGTCCAGGCCGTTTACCGGGCCATCGGCTACCACGGCTCAGCCCTGGACGAACTCGAGTACGACGCCAAGCGGGGCGTCATCCCCAACGAAGGCGGCCGCGTCCTAGACGCTGAAGGCAACCCGATACCCGGCATCTACGCCACCGGCTGGATCAAGCGCGGACCGGTTGGCCTGATCGGCCACACCAAGGGCGACGCCCTGGAAACCATCGGTTTCCTGCTCGAGGACCGGCTGACCCTGCCGCCGGCCAAGAACCCTGACCCGCAGGCGATCATCGACCTGCTGGAAGAGCGCGGTATCGAGTACACCACGTGGGAGGGCTGGAACAGGCTCGACGCCCACGAAGCAGGCCTCGGTGCTGCCTGGACCGGACCCGAAGGCCTGGACCACGTGGTCCGCGAACGCATCAAGGTGGTGCCGCGCGAGGAGATGATCCGTATCTCCCGCGGCTAA
- a CDS encoding DNA topoisomerase IB, with protein sequence MRLRRSNASGRGYRRVAAGKGFSYRDLDGSTLPPGPVRDRLESIGIPPAWTDVWIAPFENGHIQATGVDAVGRRQYIYHPEWRERKDRVKFDRSLQLAESLPAARRRVTMDLRSEGFSRDRVLAGAFRMLDSGSLRVGSERYTNENGSHGLATLLCAHVTVRKDRILLRFPAKSGKDWESEFRDADLAVLLRLLKRRGPNARLLAYKEGRQWKPVTSADINAYVKERTGSDFTAKDFRTLRGTVAAAASLARTGAQRTAAKRKRAIARAMMEASEVLGNTPSIARKSYVDPRVVDHYHEGETIDPKRPDSAEAELRALLYREGDVVPLAKSG encoded by the coding sequence ATGAGGCTCCGCCGCAGCAACGCCTCGGGCCGGGGCTACCGCCGTGTTGCTGCCGGCAAAGGCTTCAGCTACCGGGACCTGGACGGCTCCACGTTGCCGCCCGGCCCGGTCCGGGACCGGCTGGAAAGCATCGGCATTCCGCCGGCGTGGACCGATGTATGGATTGCCCCGTTCGAGAACGGCCACATCCAGGCAACGGGTGTGGATGCAGTTGGCCGGCGCCAGTACATCTACCACCCGGAATGGCGGGAACGTAAGGACAGGGTGAAGTTCGACCGTTCCCTACAGCTGGCGGAGTCGCTGCCGGCGGCGCGCCGCAGGGTCACCATGGACCTGCGCAGTGAGGGCTTTTCGCGGGACCGGGTCCTGGCCGGGGCCTTCCGGATGCTGGACAGCGGGTCGCTGCGGGTGGGGTCTGAACGGTACACGAACGAGAACGGCAGCCATGGGCTCGCCACCCTGCTCTGCGCCCACGTGACGGTGCGCAAGGACCGCATCCTCCTGAGGTTCCCCGCCAAGAGCGGCAAGGACTGGGAGTCGGAGTTCCGCGATGCAGACCTCGCCGTCCTGCTGCGGCTGCTCAAGCGGCGCGGCCCCAATGCCCGGCTCCTGGCGTACAAGGAGGGACGGCAGTGGAAGCCCGTCACCAGTGCCGACATCAACGCCTACGTGAAGGAACGGACCGGATCCGACTTCACGGCCAAGGACTTCCGGACCCTGCGGGGCACGGTTGCGGCCGCTGCCAGCCTGGCCCGCACGGGCGCCCAGCGGACGGCCGCCAAACGCAAGAGGGCCATCGCCCGGGCCATGATGGAAGCGTCCGAGGTGCTGGGGAACACGCCGTCCATCGCCCGCAAGAGCTACGTGGATCCCCGTGTGGTGGACCACTACCACGAGGGCGAAACCATCGATCCCAAACGGCCCGACTCCGCCGAGGCCGAACTCCGGGCCCTCCTGTACCGCGAAGGTGACGTGGTGCCGCTGGCGAAGAGCGGCTGA
- the rarD gene encoding EamA family transporter RarD produces MGSVPTPDGSSPASAPAPAAAPPPSPAAGPKAAGPKAVGPKAVDKETTAGILFGIGAYGLWGLLPLYFFVLMPAGAVEIVANRVVWSLLFCALLITATRSWSALAQALRNRAVFGSLALAALLIAVNWLTYTYGVTTGQAVEASLGYFINPLVSVLLGVFVLKERLRPLQWTAVGIGFVAVGVLTYSYGKLPWIALTLAFSFGLYGFVKKRVGSRVDAVTSLTVESMVLAPFAGATMVYLAAAGTATLTTQGPGHFWLLLASGVITAVPLLFFGASARRLPLTTIGLLQYFAPVLQFILALVVFREAMTLDRWIGFGVVWVALLVLTVDMLRTARKASVARRRNRAALKSS; encoded by the coding sequence ATTGGTTCCGTGCCCACTCCCGATGGATCCTCCCCCGCCAGCGCCCCGGCTCCCGCCGCTGCGCCCCCTCCTTCCCCGGCAGCCGGTCCCAAAGCCGCCGGTCCCAAGGCCGTCGGTCCCAAGGCCGTGGACAAGGAGACGACGGCGGGCATCCTCTTTGGCATCGGCGCTTACGGGCTGTGGGGGCTGCTCCCGCTGTACTTCTTCGTCCTCATGCCGGCAGGCGCCGTCGAGATCGTGGCCAACCGGGTGGTGTGGTCCCTGCTCTTCTGCGCCCTCCTCATCACGGCCACCCGCTCATGGTCCGCCCTGGCGCAGGCCCTGCGGAACCGCGCCGTGTTTGGCTCGCTGGCCCTGGCCGCCCTCCTGATCGCCGTCAACTGGCTGACCTACACCTACGGGGTGACCACCGGGCAGGCCGTTGAGGCGTCCCTTGGCTACTTCATCAACCCGCTGGTGTCCGTCCTGCTCGGTGTGTTCGTCCTGAAGGAGAGGCTGCGTCCGCTCCAGTGGACCGCCGTCGGCATCGGTTTTGTGGCGGTGGGCGTCCTCACCTACTCCTACGGCAAGCTGCCGTGGATCGCACTGACCCTGGCCTTCAGCTTCGGCCTCTACGGTTTCGTCAAGAAGCGGGTGGGGTCCAGGGTGGACGCCGTCACCAGCCTCACGGTGGAAAGCATGGTGCTGGCCCCGTTCGCGGGCGCCACGATGGTCTACCTGGCAGCCGCCGGAACAGCCACGCTCACCACCCAGGGCCCGGGCCATTTCTGGCTCCTGCTGGCCTCCGGCGTGATCACGGCGGTACCGCTGCTGTTCTTCGGAGCCTCGGCCCGCCGGCTTCCCCTGACAACCATTGGGCTGCTGCAGTACTTCGCGCCAGTGCTGCAGTTCATCCTGGCGCTGGTGGTGTTCAGGGAAGCGATGACCCTGGACCGCTGGATCGGCTTCGGCGTGGTGTGGGTGGCGCTGCTGGTCCTGACCGTGGACATGCTGCGCACGGCCCGCAAGGCGTCCGTGGCCCGGCGACGGAACCGAGCGGCCCTCAAATCCTCCTAG